A single region of the Epinephelus moara isolate mb chromosome 12, YSFRI_EMoa_1.0, whole genome shotgun sequence genome encodes:
- the hlx1 gene encoding H2.0-like homeobox protein isoform X2, with translation MYTAGLNPFYASNFSLWSAYCAGGFAVDTMKKPSFCIADILQAGDAENIPGSSALVVHMGHHHHHQHRAQHGHSGSSPLRPSPVAPEPSVYGARVSPASPYHRHGLQLTSVSRTAFNSQQAPPPSSKDLKFGIDRILSTDFDPKGKEKSSLRGPYAVLTKDTMPQTYKRKRSWSRAVFSNLQRKGLEKRFEIQKYVTKPDRKQLAAMLGLTDAQVKVWFQNRRMKWRHSKEAQAQKDKEKEQPDKCASESGSREPKEPAEESECESDARSECESDDEAPEEENSDGHLDISEQTNKTSVIMSGSGPASGAEAAAAVTDTEAAQILI, from the exons ATGTACACGGCCGGGCTCAACCCGTTTTACGCGTCAAACTTTAGCCTCTGGTCCGCGTACTGCGCGGGGGGCTTCGCTGTGGATACCATGAAGAAACCCTCGTTTTGCATCGCAGACATTTTGCAGGCTGGGGATGCGGAGAACATCCCGGGGTCGTCGGCCCTCGTGGTGCACATGggacaccaccaccaccaccagcaccgCGCGCAGCACGGCCACTCCGGCAGCTCGCCGCTGCGCCCTTCTCCCGTCGCGCCGGAGCCGTCGGTGTACGGCGCGAGGGTGAGTCCGGCGTCTCCTTACCACAGACACGGACTACAGCTCACATCGGTCTCCAGGACTGCTTTTAACTCCCAGCAAGCTCCACCGCCTTCAAGCAAAGACCTCAAATTCGGAATTGATCGGATATTGTCGACGGACTTTGATCCAAAGGGCAAAGAAAAGTCGTCGTTAAGAG GCCCGTATGCCGTCCTCACGAAAGACACCATGCCACAGACGTACAAGAGGAAAAGGTCGTGGTCGAGAGCAGTGTTTTCGAACCTGCAGAGGAAAGGGCTGGAGAAGAGATTTGAGATACAGAAGTATGTCACCAAGCCAGACAGAAAGCAGCTGGCTGCCATGCTCGGGCTCACAGACGCTCAG gtgaAGGTGTGGTTTCAGAACAGACGCATGAAGTGGAGACACTCCAAAGAGGCCCAGGCTCAGAAGGACAAGGAGAAGGAGCAGCCGGACAAGTGCGCGTCAGAGTCCGGCAGCAGGGAGCCAAAAGAGCCGGCGGAGGAGTCCGAGTGTGAGAGCGACGCGCGGAGCGAGTGCGAATCCGACGACGAGGCTCCGGAGGAGGAAAACTCTGACGGACATTTGGACATTAGCGAGCAAACGAACAAAACCAGCGTGATCATGAGCGGCAGCGGGCCGGCGAGCGGCGCGGAGGCGGCGGCCGCGGTCACAGACACGGAGGCCGCACAGATACTGATATGA
- the hlx1 gene encoding H2.0-like homeobox protein isoform X1: MYTAGLNPFYASNFSLWSAYCAGGFAVDTMKKPSFCIADILQAGDAENIPGSSALVVHMGHHHHHQHRAQHGHSGSSPLRPSPVAPEPSVYGARVSPASPYHRHGLQLTSVSRTAFNSQQAPPPSSKDLKFGIDRILSTDFDPKGKEKSSLRDLTSIVSSNHQSGIHVPIQPPASQYFSSIDPGMSDASSMMSSLGSSSSNRHSGQHQFQDTFPGPYAVLTKDTMPQTYKRKRSWSRAVFSNLQRKGLEKRFEIQKYVTKPDRKQLAAMLGLTDAQVKVWFQNRRMKWRHSKEAQAQKDKEKEQPDKCASESGSREPKEPAEESECESDARSECESDDEAPEEENSDGHLDISEQTNKTSVIMSGSGPASGAEAAAAVTDTEAAQILI, from the exons ATGTACACGGCCGGGCTCAACCCGTTTTACGCGTCAAACTTTAGCCTCTGGTCCGCGTACTGCGCGGGGGGCTTCGCTGTGGATACCATGAAGAAACCCTCGTTTTGCATCGCAGACATTTTGCAGGCTGGGGATGCGGAGAACATCCCGGGGTCGTCGGCCCTCGTGGTGCACATGggacaccaccaccaccaccagcaccgCGCGCAGCACGGCCACTCCGGCAGCTCGCCGCTGCGCCCTTCTCCCGTCGCGCCGGAGCCGTCGGTGTACGGCGCGAGGGTGAGTCCGGCGTCTCCTTACCACAGACACGGACTACAGCTCACATCGGTCTCCAGGACTGCTTTTAACTCCCAGCAAGCTCCACCGCCTTCAAGCAAAGACCTCAAATTCGGAATTGATCGGATATTGTCGACGGACTTTGATCCAAAGGGCAAAGAAAAGTCGTCGTTAAGAG ATCTCACATCCATCGTTAGCTCGAACCATCAGTCAGGGATCCACGTCCCCATTCAGCCTCCGGCCAGCCAGTACTTCTCCTCCATAGACCCCGGGATGAGCGACGCGTCCTCCATGATGAGTTCActaggcagcagcagcagcaacaggcatTCAGGCCAGCATCAGTTTCAGGACACCTTCCCAG GCCCGTATGCCGTCCTCACGAAAGACACCATGCCACAGACGTACAAGAGGAAAAGGTCGTGGTCGAGAGCAGTGTTTTCGAACCTGCAGAGGAAAGGGCTGGAGAAGAGATTTGAGATACAGAAGTATGTCACCAAGCCAGACAGAAAGCAGCTGGCTGCCATGCTCGGGCTCACAGACGCTCAG gtgaAGGTGTGGTTTCAGAACAGACGCATGAAGTGGAGACACTCCAAAGAGGCCCAGGCTCAGAAGGACAAGGAGAAGGAGCAGCCGGACAAGTGCGCGTCAGAGTCCGGCAGCAGGGAGCCAAAAGAGCCGGCGGAGGAGTCCGAGTGTGAGAGCGACGCGCGGAGCGAGTGCGAATCCGACGACGAGGCTCCGGAGGAGGAAAACTCTGACGGACATTTGGACATTAGCGAGCAAACGAACAAAACCAGCGTGATCATGAGCGGCAGCGGGCCGGCGAGCGGCGCGGAGGCGGCGGCCGCGGTCACAGACACGGAGGCCGCACAGATACTGATATGA